The following coding sequences lie in one Mycobacterium sp. DL440 genomic window:
- a CDS encoding nitric oxide reductase activation protein NorD has product MLASALAARPVAVAAAGAGTPPWTDGQTVFVDPSMSARAQIESVAVQASLIAAGSLDPEVVGALVRHRRLANRYLAVEGHRALLANNALLPGSLGALADRGMGERSDSAVASLEIARGRNAVADPPPCFGAIHAKKIVTACAVAAKRDDQESAGHVPRRRGAQELEELGEDNVDDSDDPDLFSSPVGGGGALGKWLKKLLSSARKTGGSGGGPPGADSPTHRTNSTKRGLHAVSSLATASSEEIVDIKTEGVKYPEWDAERKTYRLDWCTVREADPQIKAHATQQIEDAISVRRPLARLGMGLHRRHRQPQGDDIDIDAAIEARVEVRAGSVPDEAVYLDSLRRRRDLSVLLLLDVSGSTAEPGTVGRTVHQQQRTAVAHLMVALHDLGDRVSLYAYYSQGRSSVTMVPVKRFDDHLDAQVIRRLNSLEPGAYSRLGAAIRHGSAVLEERGGTSRRLLVVLSDGLAYDHGYERPYGAADARRALIEARRRGTGCVCLTIGASTDVDSLRRVFGSAAHATISTPDQLAGVVGPMFRSAIRSGEVRRRVS; this is encoded by the coding sequence ATGCTGGCGTCCGCGCTCGCGGCCCGACCGGTTGCCGTGGCTGCAGCCGGCGCGGGCACGCCGCCGTGGACCGACGGCCAGACCGTGTTCGTCGACCCCTCGATGTCGGCGCGCGCGCAGATCGAATCGGTAGCCGTGCAGGCGTCGCTGATCGCCGCGGGCAGCCTGGACCCGGAAGTTGTCGGTGCCCTGGTCCGCCATCGGCGGCTGGCCAACCGCTACCTGGCCGTCGAGGGGCACCGGGCGCTGTTGGCCAACAACGCCCTGTTGCCGGGTTCCCTTGGCGCGCTGGCTGATCGAGGAATGGGCGAGCGTAGCGATTCGGCCGTGGCATCCCTCGAGATCGCGCGTGGACGGAATGCAGTGGCAGATCCGCCACCGTGTTTCGGTGCGATCCACGCCAAGAAGATCGTGACCGCGTGCGCGGTGGCGGCCAAGCGGGACGATCAGGAATCGGCGGGCCATGTGCCGCGACGGCGCGGCGCCCAGGAGCTCGAGGAATTAGGCGAAGACAACGTCGACGACTCCGATGATCCCGATCTGTTCTCCAGCCCCGTCGGTGGCGGCGGTGCCCTCGGCAAATGGCTGAAGAAACTGTTGTCCTCGGCACGCAAGACCGGCGGCAGCGGCGGGGGACCGCCCGGCGCCGACTCCCCGACGCATCGCACCAACTCGACGAAGCGTGGGCTGCACGCGGTGTCATCGCTGGCGACGGCGTCGTCGGAGGAGATCGTCGACATCAAGACAGAAGGTGTGAAGTATCCGGAATGGGACGCCGAACGTAAGACCTATCGGCTCGACTGGTGCACTGTCCGTGAGGCCGACCCGCAGATCAAGGCGCACGCCACCCAGCAGATCGAAGATGCGATCAGTGTGCGGCGCCCGCTGGCGCGCCTGGGCATGGGCCTACATCGTCGTCATCGTCAGCCCCAGGGTGACGACATCGACATCGATGCCGCCATCGAAGCGCGGGTCGAAGTCCGCGCCGGGTCGGTGCCCGACGAGGCCGTCTACCTCGACAGTCTGCGACGCCGGCGGGACCTGTCGGTGCTGCTGCTGTTGGATGTGTCGGGCTCGACCGCGGAGCCGGGCACCGTCGGGCGCACGGTGCACCAGCAGCAGCGCACGGCGGTAGCCCACCTGATGGTTGCGCTGCACGACCTGGGTGACCGGGTATCGCTGTACGCCTACTACTCCCAGGGGCGCTCATCGGTGACGATGGTTCCGGTGAAGCGGTTCGACGATCACCTCGATGCGCAGGTGATCCGGCGGCTGAACAGCCTGGAACCCGGTGCGTACTCGCGACTCGGGGCGGCCATCCGGCATGGTTCGGCGGTGTTGGAGGAGCGTGGTGGCACGTCGCGGCGGCTGTTGGTCGTGCTGTCCGACGGGCTGGCCTATGACCACGGCTACGAGCGGCCCTACGGAGCCGCCGATGCCAGGCGTGCCCTGATCGAGGCTCGGCGCCGGGGGACCGGATGTGTGTGCCTGACCATCGGTGCCAGCACGGATGTCGACTCGTTGCGCCGGGTTTTCGGTAGCGCAGCGCACGCCACGATCTCCACCCCGGACCAGCTCGCCGGCGTGGTCGGACCGATGTTCCGCTCGGCGATCCGCTCAGGCGAGGTTCGTCGTCGGGTGTCATGA
- a CDS encoding SDR family NAD(P)-dependent oxidoreductase yields MIDFAGQVAVVTGAGRGLGRLYAIDLARRGASVVVNDIGGSMGGVGTDTSVADQVVEEIKKAGGRAVASYDSVDCAEGGQAIVDSAIESFGRLDAVVSNAGIFNSIPFEQLSADDWRHMLRVHLDGGFYLSRPAYQVMMQQSYGRFVFISSSAGNFGQPMEAHYAAAKTGLVGLSNVIAIEGAAHGISSNTVLPTGFSRMVTETVGDEKFLAESGFMQAIRPELVVPLVTFLASRGCTFTHRNYSACAGRYARVFVGLSDGWLAGAGSEPAAEDIEKHLDEISSTDKFIVPDSIVDEVLQVCDRRGVSAMPDNADVAFPETRVAGR; encoded by the coding sequence ATGATCGACTTCGCCGGCCAGGTTGCCGTGGTGACCGGCGCCGGACGCGGACTGGGCCGGCTTTACGCCATCGATCTGGCTCGCCGGGGGGCGTCCGTGGTCGTCAACGACATCGGCGGCTCCATGGGAGGAGTCGGTACGGACACCAGCGTCGCCGACCAAGTGGTCGAGGAAATCAAGAAAGCGGGCGGACGGGCAGTCGCGTCCTACGATTCGGTGGACTGTGCCGAAGGTGGCCAGGCGATCGTCGACTCGGCGATCGAGAGCTTCGGCCGACTCGACGCCGTGGTCAGCAACGCGGGCATCTTCAACAGCATTCCGTTCGAACAACTCAGCGCCGATGACTGGCGACACATGCTGCGGGTGCATCTCGACGGCGGCTTCTACCTCAGCCGGCCCGCATACCAGGTGATGATGCAGCAGTCCTACGGGCGTTTCGTTTTCATCTCGTCGTCGGCAGGCAATTTCGGTCAGCCGATGGAGGCTCATTACGCGGCGGCCAAAACCGGACTCGTCGGGCTGTCCAACGTCATCGCCATCGAAGGCGCGGCGCACGGCATCAGCTCGAATACCGTACTGCCCACCGGCTTTTCACGAATGGTCACCGAGACAGTCGGCGATGAGAAGTTCCTGGCCGAGTCAGGCTTCATGCAAGCCATTCGACCCGAACTCGTCGTGCCGCTGGTGACCTTCCTCGCAAGCAGAGGCTGTACCTTCACTCACCGCAATTACTCGGCGTGCGCCGGACGGTACGCACGGGTCTTCGTCGGGCTGAGCGATGGCTGGCTGGCGGGCGCGGGCAGTGAGCCTGCCGCGGAGGACATCGAGAAGCACCTGGACGAAATATCCTCCACCGACAAGTTCATCGTGCCGGACTCGATCGTCGACGAGGTACTGCAGGTGTGTGACCGACGAGGTGTCAGCGCCATGCCAGACAACGCCGATGTCGCGTTTCCGGAGACCCGAGTTGCGGGTCGGTAG
- a CDS encoding TetR/AcrR family transcriptional regulator → MADAVGRNSKRGRPAGKKRPVAAKLTVVAGSAPVDLTRRTEILKTANSVIATTGLRSSLQQIADAAGILAGSLYHHFESKEAILVELIRLYHADLDRVGELALQRLDEADPRPASEQITALGCEIARCAVDHRAALQMSFYEGPSNDSELIELTARQPTKIQAAMLQALHAGRRGGDIRSDVDLPTLADRLCQSMLHVGLDVIRHNASTDTVATLKCRIALEGLAADPPSDRDLDRSNAFAAAQAVVKSWDDVEDDADLKAAHVRAVARTEFGRRGYEMTTIRDIASAAGLGTGTVYRIIGSKDELLMSIMLEFGRKVGGAWTDIVHADSTTVEKLDALSWLNINALDQFPDEFRIQLAWLRQSPPDSANPAWSFTTRIRQMKALLSEGIRDGEIHIKRAGADMLTRCIIGEQWIPENILQEIGTRNALILARDTVLRGVAVRGS, encoded by the coding sequence ATGGCCGACGCCGTAGGGCGAAACTCCAAACGCGGCCGCCCCGCGGGCAAGAAACGCCCGGTCGCTGCGAAGCTCACCGTCGTCGCCGGCTCAGCGCCCGTCGATCTCACGCGCCGCACCGAGATCCTCAAGACCGCGAACTCCGTCATCGCCACCACCGGCCTTCGTAGCTCGCTGCAACAGATCGCCGACGCGGCAGGCATTCTCGCGGGCAGCCTCTATCACCACTTCGAATCGAAGGAAGCCATCCTCGTCGAGCTGATCCGGCTCTATCACGCTGACCTGGATCGCGTCGGCGAGCTCGCTTTGCAACGCCTCGACGAGGCTGACCCGCGCCCCGCCTCCGAACAGATCACCGCACTTGGATGCGAAATCGCCCGTTGCGCGGTGGACCATCGAGCCGCCCTGCAGATGTCCTTCTACGAGGGGCCCAGCAACGACTCCGAGCTCATCGAGTTGACTGCCCGCCAACCCACGAAGATCCAGGCAGCGATGCTGCAGGCGCTGCATGCCGGCCGCCGCGGCGGCGACATCCGCTCCGATGTCGACCTTCCCACCCTGGCCGACCGTCTCTGCCAGAGCATGTTGCACGTCGGCCTCGACGTGATCCGGCACAACGCCTCGACCGACACAGTGGCCACCTTGAAGTGCCGGATAGCTCTGGAAGGTCTCGCCGCCGATCCCCCCTCCGACAGGGATCTGGATCGGTCCAACGCCTTCGCGGCCGCCCAAGCAGTCGTCAAGAGCTGGGACGATGTCGAAGACGACGCCGACCTCAAGGCCGCCCACGTGCGGGCGGTGGCCCGAACGGAGTTCGGACGCCGCGGCTATGAGATGACGACCATTCGCGACATCGCGTCCGCCGCGGGATTGGGTACCGGAACCGTCTACCGGATCATCGGCTCGAAAGACGAGCTGCTGATGTCGATCATGCTGGAGTTCGGTCGAAAGGTCGGTGGTGCATGGACCGACATCGTCCACGCGGACTCCACGACCGTGGAGAAGCTCGATGCGCTGAGCTGGCTGAACATCAATGCACTCGACCAGTTCCCCGACGAGTTCCGCATCCAGCTGGCGTGGCTACGCCAATCACCTCCGGACTCGGCCAACCCCGCATGGTCCTTCACCACCCGTATCCGTCAGATGAAAGCTCTTCTTTCCGAAGGAATCCGAGACGGCGAGATACACATCAAGAGGGCGGGCGCGGACATGCTGACCCGCTGCATCATCGGTGAGCAGTGGATCCCTGAGAACATCCTCCAGGAGATCGGTACGCGGAACGCGTTGATCCTCGCTCGCGACACCGTGTTGCGGGGCGTCGCCGTCCGCGGATCCTGA
- a CDS encoding dihydrodipicolinate reductase, whose translation MPLRPLRAVVWSTGGVGSIAIDAIARRPDLELVGVWVHSAAKVGQDAGVLSGGRPLGVPATDDVDALIALAPDCVVYAASGPDRDAAAVPDYVRLLHAGINVVSTTSTGLVYPPAYYSAEWRSQLEAAAKSGGSSFYASGVFPGFGSDQLALMLATQSKNIDRLTVTEVSLNDHYPVADVMMDGMGFGRPLDFEPMLKTPGFIEMAWKAPIYLIANALGAAVSEVRGSLGRRTTDRDIEVAFGTIPAGTCGAVSTRAAGVVNGREAIVIEHIIRMSRDVAPDWPASEFDATYRVDIDGDPDIHCAMNLGASEGDGAGRAAMAATAMRVVNAIPYVVDAPTGLLSSLDIPNTLPRYAFD comes from the coding sequence ATGCCTTTGCGACCTTTGCGGGCCGTCGTCTGGTCCACCGGCGGCGTCGGGTCGATAGCGATCGACGCGATCGCCCGGCGGCCGGACCTCGAACTGGTAGGGGTGTGGGTGCACTCGGCCGCCAAGGTCGGGCAGGACGCAGGTGTCCTGTCCGGGGGCAGGCCGCTCGGCGTGCCCGCTACCGATGACGTCGACGCCCTCATCGCGTTGGCACCTGACTGTGTGGTGTACGCGGCAAGTGGGCCCGATCGCGACGCCGCGGCGGTGCCGGACTACGTGCGGCTGTTGCACGCCGGAATCAACGTGGTGTCAACAACATCGACCGGCCTGGTATACCCGCCGGCCTACTATTCAGCCGAGTGGCGCAGCCAGTTGGAAGCCGCGGCCAAGTCCGGTGGCTCCTCGTTCTATGCGTCGGGTGTCTTTCCTGGATTCGGTTCGGACCAGCTTGCGCTGATGCTGGCGACCCAATCAAAGAATATCGACCGCCTCACGGTCACCGAGGTTTCCCTCAACGATCACTATCCGGTTGCCGACGTGATGATGGATGGCATGGGATTCGGGCGTCCGCTGGACTTCGAACCGATGCTCAAGACGCCCGGATTCATCGAGATGGCCTGGAAGGCGCCGATTTACCTGATTGCCAATGCACTCGGCGCGGCGGTGTCCGAGGTTCGCGGATCGCTCGGCCGGCGTACCACCGACCGGGATATCGAGGTGGCATTCGGAACCATCCCGGCGGGCACCTGCGGTGCGGTTTCCACCCGTGCGGCCGGCGTGGTGAACGGCCGGGAGGCCATCGTGATCGAGCACATCATCCGGATGTCACGTGACGTCGCACCCGATTGGCCGGCGTCGGAGTTCGACGCCACCTACCGGGTGGATATCGACGGTGATCCCGATATCCACTGCGCGATGAACCTGGGGGCGTCCGAAGGGGACGGTGCAGGGCGGGCGGCGATGGCGGCAACCGCCATGCGCGTAGTCAACGCGATTCCCTACGTGGTCGACGCACCCACAGGCCTGTTGAGCTCGCTTGATATCCCGAATACGTTGCCGCGGTATGCATTCGACTGA
- a CDS encoding LLM class flavin-dependent oxidoreductase, with protein sequence MFTLRFDMRAPAGVASTCDLYAAAIDMCAWAETRGAVMAVLSEHHGTADGHLAAPHILAAAIAARTRQLSILLAAVPIPFWDPVRLAEEICALDLISRGRVLYALGVGHRAEEYEHFGVDMSTRGKVADERLALLLRLLAGETVEHDGRRITVTPGPASASGPHLLIAGGTRAAARRAARHGLGFISQTATPGLKEFYDAECRANGHEPGVVQFPVADAPTAIFVADDVDRAWDELGPFLLHDAVTAAAYRKTDDSVASISRADTVAALRQAGGPYRILTVDEAAGYIRGGRPLPLLPLCAGLPPEMAWPYLDRAVTVSEHA encoded by the coding sequence ATGTTCACCCTGCGTTTCGACATGCGGGCCCCGGCCGGTGTGGCATCGACGTGTGACCTCTACGCCGCTGCCATCGACATGTGTGCGTGGGCCGAGACACGCGGTGCGGTGATGGCAGTGTTGTCCGAGCATCACGGGACCGCCGACGGGCATCTCGCCGCTCCGCACATCCTGGCCGCAGCGATCGCCGCCCGTACGCGTCAGCTCTCGATTCTGCTTGCCGCAGTGCCGATTCCATTCTGGGATCCGGTACGGCTCGCTGAGGAGATCTGTGCGCTGGACCTCATCAGCCGCGGCCGGGTCTTGTACGCGCTCGGTGTCGGGCACCGTGCCGAGGAGTACGAGCACTTCGGCGTGGACATGAGCACGCGTGGCAAGGTGGCCGATGAGCGGTTGGCGCTGCTGCTGCGATTGCTGGCGGGGGAGACCGTCGAGCATGACGGCCGGCGGATCACGGTGACGCCCGGCCCCGCGAGTGCATCCGGACCCCACCTGCTCATCGCGGGAGGTACCCGGGCCGCCGCGCGACGGGCGGCGCGGCACGGCCTCGGATTCATCTCGCAGACGGCAACACCGGGGCTCAAGGAGTTCTATGACGCTGAGTGCCGGGCCAACGGCCACGAACCCGGCGTGGTCCAGTTTCCTGTTGCCGACGCACCCACTGCGATATTCGTGGCCGACGACGTAGACCGGGCATGGGATGAATTGGGACCCTTTCTTCTTCACGATGCCGTCACCGCCGCCGCTTATCGGAAAACTGACGACTCGGTCGCCAGCATCTCACGTGCCGACACCGTGGCGGCGCTGCGGCAGGCCGGCGGCCCCTATCGGATCCTGACCGTCGACGAGGCCGCCGGCTACATCCGCGGCGGCAGACCGCTGCCGCTGCTGCCGCTCTGCGCCGGGTTGCCACCGGAAATGGCATGGCCATACCTCGACCGGGCCGTCACGGTATCTGAACATGCATGA
- a CDS encoding acyl-CoA dehydrogenase family protein, with amino-acid sequence MQLTYDSDVEEFRAEFSAFLDANLPSAADTLERPRSVSHMPQWARDWQRLLFDNGWLLPAQPPEFGGRNATVVQTFVHLDELCRRRIYHSFNPQGVNIIAASLLTFGSEEQKHRWAVPVLRGEKTASLGMSEPSAGSDLASLRTRAVQDGDHFVVNGQKVWTSGAHDADFLLTFVRTDPDAPKHKGISVLIIPTDTPGVVCRPFADMTGEENLDFNEVFFTDARVPAENLVGPLNGGWGVANGSLGHERTMMWLGFADRIDNMLADFHPKTELERDQYATTIMDYQALRAMGSAALAKASRGEADTASVSVLKLFGSEAERNAFENALTAAGPDGLIHPATSGPYEHMNLDHYFSSWFERYARSFGGTIAGGTSEIQRNIIATQVLGLPRR; translated from the coding sequence ATGCAGCTGACATACGATTCCGACGTCGAGGAGTTCCGGGCCGAGTTCTCGGCATTCCTCGATGCCAATCTGCCTTCTGCGGCCGACACACTGGAGCGGCCCCGTTCGGTGTCGCACATGCCGCAGTGGGCCCGCGACTGGCAGCGTCTGCTGTTCGACAACGGGTGGTTGCTGCCCGCGCAACCGCCGGAGTTCGGTGGGCGCAACGCCACCGTGGTGCAGACTTTCGTCCACCTCGATGAGCTGTGCCGCCGTCGGATCTATCACAGCTTCAACCCGCAGGGCGTCAACATCATTGCGGCGTCACTGCTTACGTTCGGTTCCGAGGAGCAGAAGCACCGCTGGGCGGTGCCGGTGCTGCGGGGAGAGAAGACCGCGTCGCTGGGTATGAGTGAGCCGAGCGCGGGCTCGGACCTTGCGTCACTGCGTACCCGTGCCGTGCAAGATGGCGATCACTTCGTCGTCAACGGCCAGAAGGTGTGGACCTCCGGTGCTCACGACGCCGACTTCCTGCTGACGTTCGTGCGCACCGATCCGGATGCGCCGAAGCACAAGGGAATCAGCGTGCTGATCATCCCGACCGACACCCCCGGGGTGGTGTGCCGGCCGTTCGCCGATATGACGGGCGAGGAGAACCTCGATTTCAACGAGGTCTTCTTCACCGACGCCCGGGTGCCGGCCGAAAACCTGGTCGGCCCTCTCAACGGCGGCTGGGGCGTGGCCAACGGCTCGCTCGGTCACGAGCGCACCATGATGTGGCTCGGCTTTGCCGACCGAATCGACAACATGCTGGCCGACTTCCATCCCAAGACCGAGTTGGAGCGCGACCAGTACGCCACCACGATCATGGACTACCAGGCCTTGCGTGCCATGGGATCCGCGGCGCTGGCCAAGGCCTCACGCGGCGAGGCGGATACCGCATCGGTGTCGGTGCTCAAGTTGTTCGGATCCGAAGCGGAGCGCAACGCGTTCGAGAACGCGCTGACCGCGGCCGGCCCCGACGGGCTGATCCATCCGGCCACATCGGGTCCGTACGAGCACATGAACCTTGACCACTATTTCTCCAGCTGGTTCGAGCGCTACGCCCGAAGCTTCGGCGGCACCATCGCCGGTGGCACCTCCGAGATCCAGCGCAACATCATCGCCACCCAGGTATTGGGGCTGCCCCGCCGCTGA
- a CDS encoding acyl-CoA dehydrogenase family protein: MLLEFDADQRLWQETVRDAVTKQCPATLVREVAEQGVDPTPLWQSYIDQGWTELTDSENAVELAIVLEELGRGTDLTPYLATMSQYAPLAGDRFDAAKAGAAVYSGVAANRDATGWVLTGTAHHVLDGDRAQNLAVVTDAGVFLVDATKAVVRRSQIFDPVLHVAEMSFANVQVEDTDRVRVDTEKAHHLALTGMAITMVGACQRALDLVLEHVKQRQQFGVAIGSFQAVQHKAVDMHVAIERARALAYFAALTIAADDPRRRLAARMAKAAAGECQTVVFRHGVQLFGGMGFTWENDVQFALKRAKAGELLLGGAAEHRALIAAEYRTTYRGL, from the coding sequence GTGCTACTCGAATTCGATGCCGATCAGCGGCTATGGCAGGAAACCGTGCGCGATGCGGTGACCAAGCAGTGCCCGGCCACGCTGGTCCGTGAAGTGGCCGAACAGGGTGTCGATCCGACACCGCTGTGGCAGAGCTATATCGACCAGGGCTGGACCGAGCTCACCGACTCGGAGAACGCGGTCGAGCTGGCGATCGTGCTCGAGGAACTCGGTCGGGGCACGGATCTGACGCCCTACCTGGCGACCATGTCGCAGTACGCGCCGCTGGCGGGGGACCGCTTCGACGCGGCCAAGGCCGGCGCCGCGGTGTACAGCGGTGTGGCGGCCAACCGGGACGCCACCGGCTGGGTGCTTACCGGGACCGCCCATCACGTCCTGGACGGCGACCGCGCGCAGAACCTGGCCGTGGTGACCGATGCCGGCGTGTTCCTGGTGGACGCCACCAAGGCGGTGGTTCGCCGCAGCCAGATCTTCGATCCGGTGCTGCATGTGGCTGAGATGTCCTTCGCGAATGTGCAGGTCGAGGACACGGACCGCGTGCGCGTCGACACCGAGAAGGCGCACCATCTAGCCCTGACCGGTATGGCCATCACCATGGTTGGCGCCTGTCAGCGGGCGCTGGACCTCGTCCTCGAGCATGTGAAGCAGCGTCAGCAGTTCGGCGTGGCGATCGGGTCGTTTCAGGCGGTGCAGCACAAGGCTGTCGACATGCACGTGGCGATCGAGCGCGCCCGTGCGCTGGCGTACTTCGCCGCGTTGACGATCGCTGCAGACGATCCGCGGCGCCGCCTGGCGGCGAGGATGGCCAAGGCGGCGGCGGGGGAGTGCCAGACCGTGGTGTTCCGCCACGGCGTGCAGTTGTTCGGTGGGATGGGCTTCACCTGGGAGAACGACGTGCAGTTCGCGCTCAAGCGGGCCAAGGCCGGGGAGCTGCTGTTGGGCGGCGCTGCCGAGCACCGCGCGTTGATCGCCGCCGAGTACCGCACGACCTACAGGGGACTGTAA
- a CDS encoding amidohydrolase family protein: protein MAIEQTDGTRVPVIDASVHIFVGSNKDLRQNFMKEPFASRGFPDYEMNWYGAPGGEYAKDTKGPDRQYPGSDPDIAARHLFTDRGVDIAILHPMTRGIMPDRHLGSALAAAHNEMMVTRWLEHGEHGERFRGTIRVNPDDIAGALRELDKYKDHPRVVQIAVPLQSRELYGKPQYWPLWDAAAEAGLPVAVHIEGGAGIQFAPTPSGKTRTYEQYLGFMALNYIYHLMNMIAEGVFERTPTLQFVWSDGAADMLTPFMWRMDCFGRPHLEQTPWAPKMPSDYLPGHVFFVQGALDGPGDTEFAGEWFGFTGKEDMVMFGSSYPHWQLNESEVPTAFSTEQRDKLLWRNAAQLYGLEQDLAGLVPSSAVAAQ from the coding sequence TTGGCCATAGAGCAAACCGACGGCACACGTGTACCGGTCATCGATGCGAGCGTGCACATCTTTGTCGGGTCGAACAAGGACCTGCGGCAGAACTTCATGAAGGAACCGTTTGCCAGCCGTGGCTTTCCCGATTACGAGATGAACTGGTACGGCGCACCGGGCGGCGAGTACGCCAAGGACACCAAGGGACCCGACCGCCAGTACCCCGGCTCCGATCCTGATATCGCCGCCCGGCATCTGTTCACCGACCGAGGCGTCGACATCGCCATCCTGCACCCCATGACCCGTGGCATCATGCCCGACCGTCACCTCGGTTCCGCACTGGCCGCCGCACACAACGAGATGATGGTGACCCGGTGGCTCGAACACGGCGAGCATGGTGAGCGCTTCCGCGGCACCATCCGGGTCAATCCGGACGACATCGCCGGCGCCCTGCGCGAACTCGACAAGTACAAGGACCACCCGCGCGTGGTGCAGATCGCTGTGCCATTGCAATCGCGCGAGCTATACGGCAAGCCGCAGTACTGGCCGCTGTGGGATGCCGCCGCCGAAGCCGGTCTACCGGTCGCCGTGCACATCGAGGGCGGCGCCGGTATCCAGTTCGCGCCGACCCCGTCAGGCAAGACCAGGACCTATGAGCAGTACCTGGGCTTCATGGCCCTCAACTACATCTATCACCTGATGAACATGATCGCCGAGGGCGTGTTCGAAAGGACACCGACGCTGCAGTTCGTCTGGTCCGACGGCGCCGCGGACATGTTGACCCCCTTCATGTGGCGGATGGATTGCTTCGGCCGGCCACACCTCGAGCAGACCCCGTGGGCCCCCAAGATGCCCAGCGATTACCTGCCCGGGCACGTTTTCTTCGTCCAAGGCGCACTCGACGGGCCCGGCGACACCGAGTTTGCCGGTGAGTGGTTCGGCTTCACCGGCAAGGAAGACATGGTCATGTTCGGCTCCAGCTATCCGCACTGGCAGCTGAACGAGTCGGAGGTTCCCACCGCGTTCAGCACCGAACAGCGGGACAAATTGTTGTGGCGCAATGCCGCACAGCTTTACGGACTGGAGCAGGACCTCGCAGGCCTGGTCCCATCGTCCGCGGTCGCGGCGCAGTAG
- a CDS encoding amidohydrolase family protein — protein sequence MSVTTNPRVPAAERIAVRCVDSDVHPMPRRGELMEYIPEPWRSKYFLNHKVGEQIYYDAPDYAHAYAMRVDAFPPDGEFACSDPDMALRQLIMEAGSDIAILEPTHSEHRLGEATAAYCTAVNLWLANHWLDSHNNWHERWRGSICIAIEEPQTAVAEIEQWAEHPYMAQVLMKAEPRPSWGDPKYDPIWAAATKHDITVSCHLSRGEYETLPTPPVGLPSYNHDFMVSYSLLAANQVMSLIFDGVFDRFPTLRVVFVEHAFTWILPLMWRMDAIYEKRKGWMDIKRKPSEYVKDHIKFTTQPLDYPEDKTELSRAFEWMECDKILLYSSDYPHWTFDDPRWLVKHLPEHAREAIMFRNGIETYKLPETVPALEGQIRVF from the coding sequence ATGTCCGTCACAACCAACCCCCGGGTGCCCGCAGCCGAGCGGATCGCAGTCCGTTGCGTCGACTCCGACGTCCACCCCATGCCGCGACGCGGCGAGCTGATGGAGTACATCCCGGAACCTTGGCGCAGCAAGTACTTTCTGAACCACAAGGTCGGAGAACAGATCTACTACGATGCCCCGGATTACGCACATGCGTATGCGATGCGGGTGGACGCGTTCCCGCCGGACGGCGAATTCGCCTGCAGTGACCCGGATATGGCGCTGCGCCAGCTCATCATGGAGGCCGGCTCCGACATCGCCATCCTGGAGCCCACGCATTCCGAGCACCGGCTCGGCGAGGCCACCGCCGCCTACTGCACAGCGGTCAACCTGTGGCTGGCCAATCACTGGCTCGACAGTCACAACAACTGGCACGAGCGCTGGCGGGGTTCGATCTGTATCGCGATCGAGGAGCCGCAGACCGCGGTGGCAGAGATCGAACAGTGGGCCGAACACCCATACATGGCACAGGTGCTGATGAAGGCCGAACCACGGCCATCCTGGGGCGACCCGAAGTACGACCCGATCTGGGCCGCGGCCACCAAACACGACATCACCGTGAGCTGCCACCTGTCCCGCGGCGAGTACGAGACTCTGCCGACCCCGCCCGTGGGGCTGCCCAGCTACAACCACGATTTCATGGTCAGCTACTCGCTGTTGGCGGCCAATCAGGTGATGAGCCTGATCTTCGACGGCGTTTTCGACCGGTTCCCGACGCTGCGGGTGGTGTTCGTCGAACATGCGTTCACCTGGATCCTGCCGTTGATGTGGCGAATGGACGCCATCTATGAAAAGCGCAAGGGTTGGATGGACATCAAGCGCAAGCCGAGCGAGTACGTCAAGGACCACATCAAGTTCACCACCCAGCCGCTGGACTACCCCGAGGACAAGACCGAGCTGTCGCGGGCCTTCGAGTGGATGGAGTGCGACAAGATCCTGCTGTATTCCAGCGACTATCCGCACTGGACCTTCGATGATCCCCGCTGGCTGGTCAAACACCTGCCCGAGCATGCGCGGGAGGCCATCATGTTCCGCAACGGCATCGAAACCTACAAGCTCCCCGAGACCGTGCCGGCCCTCGAGGGACAGATCCGGGTGTTCTGA